In one window of Bdellovibrio bacteriovorus W DNA:
- a CDS encoding hypothetical protein (COG2067 Long-chain fatty acid transport protein) yields the protein MFKVVLSVFCFLFIDSAVAQTSTTIHHHYQAPRALGMGDAFVAVADDYSGLFYNPAGLARRDNGQVNFSMSYAATPGALDFYNGYKDIEDDNSLTQQQKEQRYLEHIEKHYGDVYSFRISPLEGFWVRPNWGIAFIPLDLSVELAMHKSVGPSINATVYADTTLAYGYGNNIYSIPGQFSWGIAGKFVNRGYMNKRVTALDLAGGQELISKNDLAEGYTIDADLGVLWTPEIHGDGFFSSALRMARPTFGAVVRNIAETGFGSNLKLLNKEPGENVPEKMYRVFDVGSRWEYPQAWIFGGRGVLDVRDLGHPDFNWRKGVHLGLEFDWTVTSWWKGHYRVGLNQGFWTAGLSAALGIFNLDLVSYANDVGTRNTPIESRVYATRLNLDF from the coding sequence ATGTTTAAAGTTGTCTTGAGCGTTTTTTGTTTCCTATTCATCGATTCAGCAGTGGCACAGACCAGCACCACCATCCATCATCACTATCAAGCTCCGAGAGCTCTTGGGATGGGAGATGCATTCGTTGCGGTGGCTGATGATTATTCAGGTCTTTTTTACAACCCCGCCGGGTTAGCACGTAGAGACAATGGACAAGTGAACTTTTCAATGAGTTATGCTGCAACACCAGGGGCTCTTGATTTCTATAATGGATACAAAGATATCGAAGATGATAACAGTCTCACTCAACAACAAAAAGAGCAGAGGTATCTTGAGCATATTGAAAAGCATTACGGCGATGTCTACTCATTTAGGATTTCCCCTTTAGAGGGATTCTGGGTCCGACCAAATTGGGGAATTGCTTTTATTCCTTTGGATTTAAGTGTTGAGCTAGCGATGCATAAATCAGTGGGACCATCTATCAATGCGACTGTCTATGCTGATACGACGCTAGCCTATGGATATGGTAATAACATCTATTCAATCCCAGGGCAGTTCTCATGGGGGATCGCGGGAAAGTTTGTAAACCGTGGTTATATGAATAAGCGAGTGACGGCTCTTGATTTAGCGGGCGGGCAAGAGCTTATCAGTAAGAACGACCTTGCTGAGGGATATACCATTGATGCTGATCTTGGCGTACTTTGGACTCCGGAGATTCATGGAGATGGTTTCTTTTCGTCGGCTCTCAGAATGGCAAGACCCACATTTGGAGCGGTCGTTCGAAATATTGCCGAGACAGGTTTTGGTTCTAATTTAAAACTTCTAAATAAAGAGCCTGGTGAGAATGTTCCGGAGAAAATGTACAGAGTTTTCGATGTGGGATCTCGTTGGGAGTATCCACAAGCTTGGATTTTTGGCGGTAGAGGTGTTCTCGACGTTCGCGATCTTGGACACCCAGATTTTAATTGGCGCAAAGGTGTGCATCTAGGATTGGAATTTGATTGGACGGTGACGAGCTGGTGGAAAGGGCACTATCGCGTGGGTTTGAATCAAGGTTTTTGGACAGCGGGACTTTCTGCAGCCCTAGGAATTTTCAATCTTGATTTAGTCAGCTATGCCAATGATGTTGGTACGAGAAATACACCCATTGAAAGTAGGGTGTATGCGACGCGATTGAATCTAGATTTTTAG
- a CDS encoding hypothetical protein (COG0237 Dephospho-CoA kinase) encodes MKWIGLTGGIACGKSTVCRALAERGFPVVDADEIAKSVVAAGSTGLKSVEQVFGPEIILPSGELDRRALGQKVFGHPEELHKLESILHPLIRAETRRQRRLHEDMGEPLAIYDIPLLFETGAEAQFDKVVVISCTREQQRERLRRKNQWTDEEIEMRIASQIPIQRKEEKADFILYNNRDEQHLLSQIKKLSDWLNSLVP; translated from the coding sequence ATGAAGTGGATAGGACTGACCGGAGGTATAGCTTGTGGCAAGAGCACTGTGTGTAGAGCGCTTGCTGAGAGAGGATTTCCTGTCGTTGATGCTGATGAAATTGCAAAAAGTGTTGTGGCCGCAGGGTCCACAGGACTTAAGTCGGTTGAGCAAGTCTTTGGTCCTGAAATCATTTTGCCCTCGGGGGAATTGGATCGCAGAGCCTTAGGTCAAAAAGTTTTTGGACATCCTGAAGAACTTCATAAGCTCGAGTCTATTTTACATCCTTTGATTCGCGCCGAGACTCGCAGACAAAGAAGATTACATGAAGATATGGGAGAGCCTTTAGCGATTTATGACATCCCCTTGCTCTTTGAGACCGGAGCAGAAGCACAATTTGATAAAGTTGTTGTGATTTCCTGTACGCGGGAACAGCAACGCGAAAGGCTTCGTCGCAAAAACCAATGGACCGATGAAGAAATAGAAATGCGCATAGCTTCGCAGATTCCGATTCAGCGCAAAGAAGAAAAAGCAGACTTTATTCTCTACAATAATCGAGATGAACAGCATCTCTTGAGTCAAATTAAAAAACTTTCAGATTGGCTCAATTCGTTGGTTCCTTAA
- a CDS encoding hypothetical protein (COG0515 Serine/threonine protein kinase), producing the protein MSQSVEQFGKYILLERLAAGGMAEVYLSKSTGAVGVNKFVAIKRILPQYSDHQEFIDMFKEEAKIAVNLNHGNVVSIYDFGVERSQFFLVMEYVEGRNLRQVLNELKKTNTQFVIEQIVYMMKEVAAGLDHAHRCIDGTTGKPLNIVHRDMSPQNIMVSFEGEVKIIDFGIAKAETQMEATKAGTLKGKYGYMSPEQADGQSIDTRTDIFSLGIVLWELLANDRLFTSNSEAAILRKIRECQVPSIRKINPSVPPELERIVNKALAKDKSLRYQTAAALHRDLNRFLNTQYPEFSPHDFSVFMKNAFSAAFLEQRRKLVEYSKVQGNSPDDKTVVTQTDLRAPTAPPSAQQQDGEDDLGKLNLDTSTDIRVSLDNLQPPPRPMPSANTNITHTNTRTQTGTGTFAGHGTMTRTPTGVHSNTVSQRRPQMASSSKVEDITGIAMKAVVALIAVVGMWWVYQNYFAKKSAPVVVNSGGIKTTVTQNTKAPAAVQPPQQMDISATTPKFTVLLRSQPDKARVIINGVDTGEFTPMRKSLPANTPFNLRLVKEGYTDLITTVTPTYEAFSVDVTMQRLMRIAYVVINIVNGGANPELKISGVPVNIKGAGETYQIQAGVDVRIEANNKTTGLSAHKTVNVPADQRSRIDLFLQ; encoded by the coding sequence ATGTCTCAGTCTGTAGAGCAGTTTGGAAAATACATCTTACTTGAGCGTCTTGCTGCTGGTGGTATGGCTGAAGTGTATCTTTCTAAATCTACTGGAGCAGTAGGCGTCAATAAGTTTGTCGCAATCAAACGGATTCTTCCTCAATATTCTGACCACCAGGAATTTATCGATATGTTTAAAGAAGAGGCGAAAATTGCCGTGAATCTAAATCACGGTAACGTTGTCTCAATTTATGATTTCGGTGTCGAGAGAAGTCAGTTTTTCCTAGTGATGGAGTACGTCGAAGGACGCAATCTCCGCCAAGTGTTAAACGAATTAAAAAAGACAAATACACAATTCGTCATCGAACAAATTGTTTATATGATGAAAGAAGTAGCCGCTGGTCTTGATCACGCTCATCGCTGTATTGACGGTACAACGGGAAAACCCCTAAACATCGTACATCGTGACATGAGTCCGCAAAATATCATGGTCTCTTTTGAGGGTGAAGTTAAGATTATCGACTTCGGTATCGCCAAAGCCGAGACTCAAATGGAAGCTACTAAAGCCGGAACCCTTAAAGGGAAATATGGCTATATGAGCCCCGAGCAAGCAGATGGTCAATCCATTGATACGCGCACGGATATCTTCTCTCTAGGAATTGTTCTCTGGGAACTTCTTGCTAATGATCGCCTTTTTACTTCTAACAGCGAAGCGGCCATCTTAAGAAAGATCCGTGAGTGCCAAGTTCCTTCAATTCGTAAAATCAACCCTTCAGTTCCCCCAGAACTAGAGCGGATTGTTAATAAAGCTTTGGCAAAAGATAAAAGCTTACGCTATCAAACTGCCGCAGCTCTCCATCGTGATTTAAATAGATTTTTAAATACTCAGTATCCAGAGTTTTCTCCACACGACTTTAGTGTGTTTATGAAAAATGCTTTCTCGGCTGCTTTCCTTGAGCAACGAAGAAAGTTAGTTGAGTATTCTAAAGTTCAAGGCAACTCACCTGATGACAAAACTGTTGTAACACAGACTGATCTCCGTGCACCAACAGCTCCTCCTTCGGCTCAGCAGCAAGATGGTGAAGACGATTTAGGAAAACTCAATCTTGATACTTCAACAGATATTCGAGTCAGCTTAGACAACTTGCAGCCGCCGCCGAGGCCGATGCCAAGTGCAAACACGAATATCACGCATACCAATACACGCACGCAAACTGGAACAGGTACTTTTGCTGGACATGGAACTATGACTAGGACTCCGACCGGAGTTCACAGCAACACTGTTAGCCAAAGACGCCCTCAAATGGCCAGCTCTTCAAAGGTTGAAGATATTACGGGCATCGCAATGAAAGCTGTTGTAGCTCTCATTGCGGTTGTTGGTATGTGGTGGGTTTACCAAAACTACTTTGCGAAGAAGTCCGCACCTGTCGTTGTAAATTCTGGCGGTATTAAAACAACTGTCACACAAAACACGAAGGCTCCTGCTGCGGTTCAACCTCCTCAGCAAATGGACATCTCAGCGACCACTCCGAAATTTACGGTTTTACTGCGTAGTCAGCCGGATAAAGCCCGTGTGATTATCAACGGAGTCGACACTGGTGAATTTACGCCTATGCGAAAGTCACTACCAGCCAACACACCGTTCAATCTACGTCTCGTCAAAGAAGGATATACGGATCTCATCACAACCGTGACACCAACCTATGAAGCCTTCTCTGTCGATGTAACTATGCAAAGACTGATGCGCATTGCTTACGTAGTTATTAACATCGTAAATGGTGGCGCAAATCCTGAACTTAAAATTTCTGGCGTTCCTGTAAATATAAAAGGGGCTGGAGAAACCTATCAAATTCAGGCCGGCGTAGATGTGCGCATCGAAGCAAATAATAAAACAACAGGGCTATCTGCACATAAGACCGTCAATGTTCCTGCTGATCAACGAAGCAGAATTGATCTCTTCTTACAGTAG
- a CDS encoding long-chain fatty-acid-CoA ligase (COG0318 Acyl-CoA synthetases (AMP-forming)/AMP-acid ligases II) gives MSTKATTLGDCIANFPKRDSQQAAIKFKDKKKWISKSWQEYYKDIESIGLALKKLGIQKGDRVAIMANTRYEWSVFDLAIMGIHAVTVPIYQNNRAEEVEYILNNSEAKFLICETKGTLRSFLAIKDKCPSIEQVIVMDNKSHHEGVLAWSDLLELGKINAENTGLFKSLCSSLSPEDMATILYTSGTTGLPKGVVLTHLQAFSEVSEAFPFCGATTKDVSLSFLPYAHILGRIEHWGHTFIGFTLCYAENIDRVRQNLVEIHPTFLVSVPRIFEKVYAAIITQVQTKPLKLKLFNWAIGVGKKVSDYKIRGEVLPLDLLAQYELAKKLVLNKVTEAFGGKLRFAISGGAPISQEIAAFFHAAGVLILEGYGLTETTAAITVNTPYNYRFGSVGRPIGEVQIKIADDGEILVKSDKVMKEYYKNPEATKEAFTDGWFHTGDIGELLDNGDLKITDRKKDLIKTAGGKYVAPQRLEGFLKLSPVIGHALIHGDQQKYVVALLSLDRPTVMTLAKEQNVEFQNWEDLSQNHFTQELARQAVAEANSHLASFETIKRFKIVPEEFTVEGGELTPSMKVKRKVLDKRYSQTIHDLYQ, from the coding sequence ATGTCGACAAAAGCAACCACTTTGGGCGACTGTATCGCTAACTTTCCAAAGAGAGATTCTCAACAAGCAGCGATCAAGTTTAAAGATAAAAAAAAATGGATCTCTAAGTCTTGGCAAGAATATTACAAAGATATCGAGTCCATTGGCTTAGCCCTAAAGAAATTAGGCATTCAAAAGGGAGACCGTGTCGCTATCATGGCTAACACTCGCTACGAGTGGAGTGTTTTTGATTTGGCCATCATGGGCATTCATGCGGTCACTGTACCTATCTATCAAAACAATCGCGCCGAAGAAGTCGAATATATTCTAAATAATAGCGAAGCTAAGTTCTTAATCTGTGAAACCAAAGGAACACTTCGATCTTTCTTAGCCATCAAAGATAAATGCCCCTCTATAGAGCAAGTCATCGTTATGGATAATAAGTCCCATCATGAAGGCGTTTTAGCTTGGTCTGATCTTTTAGAGCTTGGAAAGATTAACGCTGAAAATACCGGACTTTTTAAATCGCTCTGTTCAAGCCTCTCCCCTGAAGATATGGCGACTATTTTATATACTTCTGGAACCACCGGACTTCCGAAAGGTGTCGTTCTTACTCACCTTCAGGCCTTCAGCGAAGTCTCCGAAGCCTTTCCTTTCTGTGGTGCTACCACAAAAGATGTTTCTTTGAGCTTCCTCCCCTATGCCCATATCCTTGGAAGAATCGAACACTGGGGACATACCTTTATTGGTTTCACTCTTTGTTATGCAGAGAACATCGACCGCGTTCGTCAGAATCTTGTAGAGATTCATCCAACTTTTCTTGTTTCAGTGCCTAGAATTTTTGAAAAAGTCTATGCGGCTATTATCACTCAAGTGCAGACAAAACCTTTGAAGTTAAAACTATTTAACTGGGCCATTGGCGTTGGTAAGAAAGTCAGTGATTACAAAATTCGCGGTGAAGTTCTTCCTCTTGATCTTTTAGCTCAATACGAACTTGCAAAAAAACTTGTTCTTAATAAGGTGACTGAGGCCTTTGGTGGTAAGCTGCGCTTTGCCATCAGTGGCGGCGCGCCTATATCTCAAGAGATTGCTGCCTTCTTTCACGCTGCAGGAGTTTTAATCCTAGAAGGTTACGGCCTCACAGAGACCACAGCTGCCATCACCGTGAACACTCCCTACAACTATCGCTTCGGAAGTGTGGGGCGTCCAATCGGAGAAGTGCAAATTAAAATCGCCGACGATGGAGAGATTCTCGTTAAGAGCGATAAAGTAATGAAAGAGTACTATAAGAATCCGGAAGCCACAAAAGAAGCCTTCACCGATGGCTGGTTTCATACCGGAGATATTGGTGAACTCTTAGATAATGGAGATCTTAAGATCACGGATCGTAAAAAGGATCTCATCAAGACCGCTGGCGGAAAATATGTCGCTCCTCAAAGACTTGAAGGATTTTTAAAACTGTCACCGGTTATTGGTCATGCTTTGATTCACGGCGATCAGCAAAAGTATGTGGTTGCTCTTCTTTCTCTAGATCGCCCGACGGTCATGACTTTAGCAAAAGAGCAAAACGTCGAATTTCAGAACTGGGAAGACCTCAGTCAAAATCATTTCACCCAAGAACTGGCTCGCCAAGCGGTGGCGGAGGCCAATTCACATTTAGCAAGCTTTGAAACGATAAAGCGCTTTAAGATCGTGCCTGAAGAATTCACCGTAGAAGGCGGCGAACTCACACCTTCGATGAAGGTAAAAAGAAAAGTTCTCGATAAACGCTATTCCCAAACCATACACGATCTCTATCAATGA
- a CDS encoding hypothetical protein (COG0318 Acyl-CoA synthetases (AMP-forming)/AMP-acid ligases II) translates to MNCVELFTQQAKAFPEKTAIWISPQEQVSFRELVELSGSAQNYFKSHGLQEKDCVLLLEPLSPHLYALICGALASGISIILVEPWMPLKDINHVINIVQPKMFITRWWGYIWGARLNSVRDIPHWTSAEKVLSKRNKLEVLNVDPATAGIITFTTGTTGKPKGVLRSQGYLVEQFKELDLALGLSKNTHPDLTVFANFALANLAAGKSSVIVHPAWKPKQLEMISSLPQNLQPRTSTMGPGFLKKLLGIPDFLKNLEDLHVGGALTDTWIFEETFRKWPEAHVLHLYGSSEAEPVALCDARQAVQFSKEKDLFQTLFVGKPSPNIHLQNLENNLWVSGNHVCPEYIGAAEDNKKHKRRDQQGILWHDMGDRITEDESGLWYAGRSSQDLEDFQKEQAIYSQIQSSANFLFRNPQQELCIIGKNLQGHRSLLMKNYEISHVYDFPILRDRRHRARIDRAGTLKKSGVLK, encoded by the coding sequence ATGAACTGCGTAGAACTATTCACCCAACAGGCAAAAGCATTTCCAGAGAAAACAGCCATCTGGATTTCTCCGCAGGAGCAAGTCTCTTTCCGCGAGCTTGTTGAACTATCTGGTTCTGCACAAAACTACTTCAAATCTCACGGGCTTCAAGAAAAAGATTGTGTTCTTCTATTAGAGCCTCTTTCTCCGCATCTCTACGCACTCATCTGCGGAGCTCTAGCCTCCGGCATTTCTATCATTCTTGTAGAACCATGGATGCCACTTAAAGATATCAATCATGTTATCAACATCGTTCAGCCAAAAATGTTTATCACTCGTTGGTGGGGCTATATCTGGGGCGCTCGCCTAAACTCTGTACGCGACATTCCGCACTGGACCTCTGCAGAAAAGGTGCTCTCTAAAAGAAATAAACTCGAAGTTTTAAATGTCGATCCGGCCACCGCTGGTATTATCACGTTTACGACGGGAACAACTGGCAAACCCAAAGGCGTTCTACGCTCTCAAGGCTACCTCGTTGAGCAATTTAAAGAATTAGATCTTGCCTTAGGACTTTCTAAAAATACCCATCCAGATCTCACCGTGTTTGCAAACTTTGCTTTGGCGAATCTAGCTGCTGGAAAAAGCTCTGTGATAGTTCACCCAGCATGGAAACCTAAGCAATTAGAAATGATTTCCTCTCTTCCTCAGAATCTCCAACCCCGCACGAGCACAATGGGACCTGGGTTTCTAAAAAAACTCTTAGGCATTCCTGATTTTTTAAAGAACTTGGAAGACCTTCATGTCGGTGGAGCACTAACGGATACATGGATATTTGAAGAGACCTTTCGCAAATGGCCAGAAGCCCATGTTCTCCATCTTTACGGAAGCAGCGAAGCCGAACCAGTGGCTCTTTGTGACGCCCGTCAGGCCGTTCAATTCAGCAAAGAGAAAGATCTTTTTCAAACTCTTTTCGTTGGAAAGCCGTCTCCAAACATTCACCTGCAAAATCTTGAAAACAATCTCTGGGTCTCTGGAAATCATGTCTGCCCTGAGTATATTGGCGCAGCCGAAGACAATAAAAAACATAAACGCCGTGATCAGCAAGGCATCCTTTGGCACGACATGGGAGACAGAATTACTGAAGATGAAAGTGGTCTTTGGTATGCGGGAAGAAGTTCTCAAGATCTCGAGGACTTTCAGAAAGAACAGGCGATCTATAGCCAAATTCAATCTAGCGCTAACTTTCTATTTAGAAACCCTCAGCAAGAATTATGTATCATCGGAAAGAACCTTCAAGGACATCGCTCCTTATTGATGAAAAATTATGAAATCAGCCACGTTTATGATTTCCCAATTCTTCGCGATCGTCGCCATCGAGCTAGAATTGATCGCGCCGGCACTTTAAAAAAATCAGGAGTTCTTAAATGA
- a CDS encoding GCN5-related N-acetyltransferase (COG0454 Histone acetyltransferase HPA2 and related acetyltransferases): MIVVNSLSKATDAKSFITAFAEVPYLVRAKSEHKFLQPKEWTEALLMAPLPIPKEFFIATQDGASFGRASVNLSLAYKDYAYFGFFEAKSFDVAQALIAEVRKWALEKNIKKIIGPINFNTWLPYRFRVNWDDSNYFAWEPQNPQTYPEYLEKLGFKTQASYTSTGYEPLVDLMNATEKNFTATSQQGYSYPEFDDSSLLKNIDQIHAVTMRAFAQNHLFEPLPLDYFKQFYVPLAKKEDHSHFRWMLSPQNEIVGYLFNFVDQGHFIMKSFAVVPEETGKGLSNACLHACLKKAHALGIDKTVSALVIEGNRSESYGKKQKQIWQHRYCLYELEVSP; encoded by the coding sequence ATGATTGTCGTGAACTCTCTTTCTAAGGCCACTGACGCTAAATCCTTTATTACTGCTTTTGCCGAAGTTCCCTATTTAGTTCGAGCCAAGAGCGAGCATAAATTCTTGCAACCCAAAGAATGGACCGAAGCTTTACTGATGGCTCCCCTTCCGATTCCTAAAGAGTTCTTTATTGCGACTCAAGACGGTGCTTCCTTCGGCCGGGCTTCTGTGAATCTTTCTTTAGCTTATAAAGACTATGCTTATTTCGGCTTCTTTGAAGCAAAAAGTTTTGATGTTGCTCAAGCACTCATCGCAGAAGTCAGGAAATGGGCTCTAGAGAAAAATATTAAAAAGATCATTGGACCGATTAACTTTAACACCTGGCTCCCTTACCGCTTTCGTGTGAATTGGGATGACTCAAACTACTTTGCATGGGAACCACAAAATCCCCAAACCTATCCTGAGTATTTAGAAAAATTAGGCTTTAAAACACAAGCCTCTTACACGAGTACAGGTTATGAGCCGCTTGTGGATCTCATGAACGCCACAGAAAAAAACTTTACCGCAACTTCACAGCAAGGTTATTCCTATCCAGAGTTTGATGATTCCTCTTTACTCAAAAACATAGATCAGATTCACGCCGTTACTATGCGTGCGTTTGCTCAGAATCATCTTTTTGAACCACTCCCTTTAGACTACTTCAAGCAATTCTATGTTCCATTAGCAAAGAAGGAAGATCATTCTCACTTTCGTTGGATGCTATCTCCACAAAATGAAATTGTAGGTTATCTTTTTAATTTCGTGGATCAAGGGCACTTCATTATGAAGTCCTTTGCTGTTGTGCCTGAAGAAACGGGAAAAGGGCTTTCCAATGCGTGCTTGCATGCCTGCTTAAAGAAAGCCCACGCCCTAGGAATTGATAAAACTGTTTCAGCCCTCGTCATTGAAGGAAATCGCAGTGAATCCTACGGAAAGAAGCAAAAACAGATCTGGCAACATCGCTATTGTCTTTATGAGTTGGAGGTATCCCCTTGA
- a CDS encoding UbiA prenyltransferase (COG0382 4-hydroxybenzoate polyprenyltransferase and related prenyltransferases), whose amino-acid sequence MNFKPWLTFTKERLPLLSYALLVGGFTLTGKALTQGNWGWEFWLSFIGLMIFFIELRLMDEFKDYKKDLIAHPQRPLPRGLIKPESLQKVISWGLMFMLIYGVSLCLLSNEAGISYILILFYLYLMYKEFFLGEGFANSPLLYAASHQIIIVGLTVFATACFDAMAVYDPVVYLAGFVVLGCFFTYEVCRKMDPQAHPLLKTYLQVYGTKKVGLLLCVLQLISWTAAFLLHQQISLFGLIAGGALLLLSWILFVMDEKKFKAVEGAGTFTLLISLYIIPLQFWITGG is encoded by the coding sequence TTGAATTTTAAACCTTGGCTGACATTTACTAAAGAACGCCTGCCTCTACTCTCTTACGCCTTGCTCGTCGGAGGCTTTACCCTGACTGGCAAAGCATTAACTCAAGGAAATTGGGGCTGGGAGTTCTGGCTTTCCTTTATTGGTTTGATGATTTTCTTTATTGAGCTTCGCTTAATGGATGAATTCAAAGATTATAAAAAAGATCTCATTGCCCACCCGCAGAGACCACTTCCTCGCGGCCTCATCAAGCCCGAGAGCTTACAAAAGGTTATTAGTTGGGGACTAATGTTCATGCTCATTTACGGAGTTAGCCTCTGCCTGCTCTCCAATGAGGCGGGTATTTCCTATATCCTGATTCTATTTTACCTCTACCTTATGTATAAAGAATTCTTTCTCGGAGAAGGATTTGCAAACTCTCCTCTCCTCTATGCTGCTAGCCACCAAATCATCATTGTCGGCCTGACAGTCTTTGCAACAGCCTGCTTTGATGCCATGGCCGTTTATGACCCCGTAGTTTACTTAGCGGGCTTCGTTGTCTTAGGATGTTTCTTTACCTATGAAGTTTGTCGAAAGATGGACCCTCAAGCACATCCTCTTCTAAAAACCTATCTGCAAGTTTACGGCACTAAGAAAGTCGGACTTTTGCTTTGCGTGCTCCAACTTATTAGTTGGACTGCCGCCTTCTTACTTCATCAGCAGATCTCACTTTTTGGTTTAATCGCTGGAGGTGCTTTACTCCTTCTGAGCTGGATTCTTTTTGTTATGGACGAAAAGAAATTTAAGGCCGTAGAAGGTGCTGGAACCTTCACCCTACTTATCAGTCTTTATATAATTCCTCTACAGTTCTGGATTACAGGAGGTTAG